The genomic region ATTATTCAATCCTCATAATGTGTACCACATAATTGACAATACAATCAAGTAAAATCAAGAGATTATCTTATTTTTGGAGAAACGTTCTTTTTAGTTTTAACCTAAAAGCATCGAATGTATTCAACCTCTTTCAGTTTAGAATTAAAGATTGAAAGGTATCTGACAAAATTTGCTGGACTGAAATCTTTAAAAATCGAAACAAGCAATAGAATACTGAAACAAGCGACTTCAAGTTAGCAGTACAAGTCTCTTCCAACTCAAACTCTCAAAAATATCTAAATCTTGGTGTTCAAAAATTCAATACAAATGCATGCCATATGAATCATTCAGTCTCCATTTTGTGTAACACATAATTGACCAACAATCAAGTTAAAAAAAATGAGATTATCTTCATTTTTAGATAAACATTATTTTTAGTTTCTAGCCTGAAAGCGTTGAATGTATTCAGTAAGGATTGAGAGGTATCTGCCAAACTTGCTGGACTGAAAACTAACTTAAATTATCCCTTAATATCATAAATTTACACATATCTAGAATTAATCCCTGATAATTTATTATAATATCAAGCCCTTGAAATTTTCTTGtttatattttaagaaaaaaaattaagcTTTAGGAAGGGATATATGGTACCAAGCCTTTAATATATATGACTGAAACCTAACTTAAATTATCCCTTAATATCATAAATTTACACATATCTAGAATTATTCCCTGATAATTTATTACGTTTTCAAGCCAATGGAACTTGCTTAATTACGTTTGAAATTTAAGGATATTGTTTTCTATGACCTTTCTCATTTGCTCGGTCTCTCAGGTTGCTCAGCTTCACCATTTCTGTTTCTAGCCACTGCATCATGAACAAGTAATTTCATCTTAAATAACGAGATAAATATTTTCCATCATTTTATATATTTGTGTTTAACCAAAATGATTTGTTTTGAGTACAGTTTCTGCAATTTGTTAATTAAGGACTTACATTCTTAACCTTAATTTCATGCAGCGCCTTAGCTGTTTTCTGAAGTTCACCCTGCCAATATTACACCAGGGTATCGACTATCAATGAACTGCAAATGTAAAATATATAGCATATAATTTTGGAAGTAAGCGGACGGACAAATTTACCACGGTTGGTTGTTTGATCAAACCGTATTTTACATTTTGGTGCAGTTGCTGGCACTCTTCCTGCAGAAAAAGATATTCATCTCCAGGTTCAAATGAATTACAAATATTGCAATTGTAGCTCTGTTGATATAATAATTTTGTATCCATAGTAATAAAATTATTCTGCTATATGCCAATAATTATGGAATGTGAAATTTTCATGACGGCTATGTCATTTTAATCTTGGTTTTGCTGGTAAGAGGCAGAGGAAAATAGAACCAAGACATGGAGCACAAATGACAGATAAAACAGAATGAAATAAAGCGTAACtgaaaatatgtatatttatataaatttcaaGATATAAAATTTGGTTACATAAAGCAGAATCAAGGAGCTGCTGCTCACAGATTTCACAGCAAAATACAAAATCGAAATCCTCTCTTTCATATATTCTCATCTGCTGTTGCTACAGCTCATCTTTGTTTGCCCCTGTTTTTCTCATACATACACAAACACTGCCCTGTTATAGCTATTAACCTGCTGTTGTGGTAATGAAACTTCTACACGCTTctccataaaaataaaatacttaatATACACATATTCCCAacaaaagaggagggaaaaaaaaaaagcattgaatgaatgaatgaagcaAGATTTTAATGACATTCATGAGATTAATTCATGAGATTAGGGGTTACTTCTTAAAATAGTAGGGAGGCAGTTTATGGGACCGAAAACTGAGAACAACACACCGATCTTAAAAGAATGAATGGGCCGACTAATCCAGGAAGCAACCTAAGGGTGGCCACTAATCCTTGCTGATCAAATTTCTTTTGCTATGAATTTTGATCCAACTTTTAGAATATCTGTATATTTTTTGCTCCGCACAATCCATGATGTAATGCCATTCCGTTTCCATTTTCCACCTCCCTGTTTCACATCTAAGATGGTGTGAGTTAGTTCTTAACTAGGCAATTagcatttttgctttccattttatgTTTGCCTCTATTTTGTTGATATTCGATGTGTTGGTTCTCCAAATAATTTTTCAGATTTACCTAAGAGTTAGCCTTCCTCTATCAACAGAGATATGAGATCATTGGCCAATTAACAAGGATTACTAATAGGATAAGTAATCCCTCTACTCTTCAAGCtggataagtgcaccaagatggtgaacaaaaaaatgGCCACAtacaaaaaaaatatgaattttttcataacccgtgcgtgttctggaaattcaaaaacgtgttaggcttggtaacaccaagcctagccaaaaacaattaaaaaaacaaaaagtttctcaaaacccatatggattttgaggaacattatattttttagaaacctGTGGTTTATGCTTGGCCTTAGTTCTATATAACCCGAACTatgaaccaaataggaagtggagagagagagagagagagagagagagagagagagagagagagagagagagagagagagagtagggggtaagaagagagggatagaataggataaggagagggggagggagagagagttagagacagagagagaaggggataggaagagagggagagagatagggaaagaaagagaaggggagagagagagagagagagagagagagagagagagagagagattagggggggagggggtaagagagaataggagagagagagagagagagagagagagagagagtagggggagagggggtgagagagagaataggagataggaagagaggtagagaataggataaagagagggggaggggggaagGGGGAGGAagggcagagatggggagaatagggtaaagagagggagagggagggagagagagagagagagagagagagagagagagagagagagagagaataggataagataacgagaggggggggagagggggagggagagagagttagagacaaagagagaaggggataggaagaggaggagagagagagatatatattaggaaaaggagaggggagagggagagggagattgggaaaaggagagagagagagagagagagagagtagggtcaagagagggggaaggggagagagataataggataagataatgagagggggagagagagagagttagagacatagAGAGAAGGGGATATGAAGATAGAGAGTTAGAGACATAGAGAGAAggggatatggagagagagagagagagagagaagggtaagAGATAGAataggggatagagagagagagagagacagatagacagagaggataaggagagggggagggagggagattgagagaaagagagagagagagagagagagagagagagagagagagagagagagtagggggagagggggtaagagagagaataggagataggaagagaggcaGACAATAttataaggagagggggagggaaagaaatgagattgggagagagggagagggagggcagagatggggagtgttgatgcctatttttgacacacccgccaacaGTTAGGTAGCCAatgtaaacactcaccacctctcctaaaaagcaatgagtttaggaaaactcactactccaaggtctctatagccgGGTCATGACGGTGATGGGCAGTCCAATGGTCGATGTAGCTATACCTGTTAAGGGGCCTACTGGTTGAAACTAATCCCAATGGTTATTAATGGTCAAACTtcctattttttttgtattttaaaatttaagattttatggaaaataaactgcaaaagatagatcaaggaaacaataaaataacaatgaaaccaatacaatgacaacttaatgaactacttagttagttccctgcaatcaaagaaattatcaaatatcatccaagttagcattcaacaacggacctacaataaacctgcaaaatcatcaatttcacagacttatggaaataaaatcatcaacaatacggcctatcacaataattctcatacaccactgacgtgtgcaatatgattcataaagtaataATCAGAAAGAtcaaaccacgttgctaactccaaataatagacattagcaaattacacagaacaatttcatAGAATATagaagtagatcaggcaatctacaagttgcttcttgtattaatctcaatgaatgtataacaaaaataagtgaacttcttaacaatct from Cryptomeria japonica chromosome 3, Sugi_1.0, whole genome shotgun sequence harbors:
- the LOC131072050 gene encoding uncharacterized protein At5g08430-like — its product is MDTKLLYQQSYNCNICNSFEPGDEYLFLQEECQQLHQNVKYGLIKQPTVGELQKTAKALHEIKVKNWLETEMVKLSNLRDRANEKGHRKQYP